Part of the Fusarium musae strain F31 chromosome 3, whole genome shotgun sequence genome, AAATACTCTGCTTGACCTCAGCATGCTCAGCTCCATGAGCATGGCCGTCCCAAACTTGATGGCGAATTCGTTCGTAGACAGCCTCCTCATTCGCAACAGCATGATCTCCAAACAGTTGAGAAATCTGCTCCAGCGACTTGTTTGCAGTTTCAGggacaaggaagaaggaaaagacaGAAGCGAGAGTGCAGAAGATACCAAAGAAGAGGTAAGTCCCCCAACCAATCTTGATAATCATCTCGGGAACCACGACGCCAATGATGAAGTTGGCGAGCCAGACCATGGCAGTAGCGGCTCCAACTCCCTTTGCTCGGCGGGAGCTGGGGAAAACTTCAGCGGGGAGGGTCCATGCCAGTGGCCCATATGAGCATGCGTAGCAGAGGACATATATGTCTGAACTTGTTAGTCTTGAGTCATGAGTTAATGCAAGAGAACGTACAGATCAGAGCAACTCCAAACCAACCCATGCCGAGATTGGCTTCCCACTTGCCGTCGAACTTGCCGACGACGCCGGACATGATGAGGTGAGGAACAGCCATGGCTGCACCACCGAAGATTGCAAGCTTACGGCGACCCATCTTGTCGAGGTAGAGGAAGGTAGGAATACCAGCGGCCTTTGATGAACATAAGTACTCTTCCAGCATATGTGCTAGAGACATTGACTCACAAGTTGACAGATGTTAACCATCCCAGAGAGAATAAGCGCCATATTGTCATCCTGGCCGAGCGCCTTGAAGAAAGTGGGAGCATAGTAAACTGACATCTTTAGAACACTCCAACCAAAGATAACTGAGATCTTTCCTTACCGAAAGCGTTTATACCACTGAATTGTTGAAAGAACGGAATCCCAAGCGCAACTGCAGTACGCTTGAGACATCTGGGTCGGAATAAGTCACCCCACTGCTTCAGTTCCAGAATAATGCCATTATCATTGGGATGTTCCTGAGAAAGGATCTCCTGCTGAAACCGAACTTCAGTGAGAATTCCTTTCCACTCGGCCTGGACTCGATCGTCGGTCGCGGGGACGCGTCGGAGTTGGGCGAGGGCGTGAAGAGAGTCGTCATCTCGTTGGCGCATGACGAGCCATCTGGGAGAGTATGGGAAGAAGTGGATACCGAGGCCGACTAGGAGAGCAG contains:
- a CDS encoding hypothetical protein (EggNog:ENOG41); the protein is MLEEYLCSSKAAGIPTFLYLDKMGRRKLAIFGGAAMAVPHLIMSGVVGKFDGKWEANLGMGWFGVALIYIYVLCYACSYGPLAWTLPAEVFPSSRRAKGVGAATAMVWLANFIIGVVVPEMIIKIGWGTYLFFGIFCTLASVFSFFLVPETANKSLEQISQLFGDHAVANEEAVYERIRHQVWDGHAHGAEHAEVKQSI